The genomic stretch tggggctggtgcatggtgatgacctagagagatgttatggggaggaaggtgggagagggtttcatgtttgggaacacatgtacacccgtggtggattcatgtcaatgtatggcaaaaccaatacagtatgtaaagtaaaataaagtaaaaataaaaattaaaaaaacaaaaacatttgacAAGTTCATATGCTGAGAGTGTAAAGTGGGCAGATGAGTATCCATATTGTTCATGGTTGCCTACAATAACTTTGTTCTCAGTGCTTCTTAATCCATTAGAATCTCAATGGTTCTTCTCATTCTAATGATTTAGTTTCCAAATTTCTCCACTATCTTTAAAACGCTGACAAACCTTTTCCATAAAACCATGAAAAAAACTTAATGTGACATTCACAACCcgttatttttgtctgttttcgaAACATTGAGCAAATCTTACACCTCATTGTGCTTATGTGGAGACTCATGGCTGCCTCCCTCGCCTTCAGATGCAAACTTCCCTAGAAAGATTGgctagtaaagaaaaaaaaaatatatatatatatactcacgaAGGATTACTAATGACTTCCTTCAGTGCATCGAGCAAATCTCTTGTTGACATTGTTTCCAAGTCCAACCTGACAGCTGTTCCCTTGGATTTCATTCGAGCAATGTTATCAGCTTGATCACCAAACAAAGGAGTGCCCACCATAGGGATCCCATGATAGATGGCCTCATAAACACCATTGCTTCCACCATGAGTTATAAAGGCTTTGGTTTTTGGATGGCCTAGGATTAAGTGAATTTCAGGaagattattaattataatagaataaaatgagaaatgggtATTATAAGGCACTGGAAGAAGCAGTATCTTTTAGATAACATTATTATGTATATTGAAAGTGCTTTTAACTTGCTTTCAGAACTCAGGGAAGAAACAGCTATGTCTGCTGAAGGGGTAAATGAAGATTTTGTGAAAGAAGAGCTGAGTCACTTGAACATCACAAATGAATCCAGGATTGGCAGGTGAACAACTTGAAAGACCATTCTGGGTGAAAGAAACCACATgtgcaaagaaagaggagggCATGCCAGAATTTATTCACCTAAAGATATAGTGAAGTCATTTAGTTTGATAGGAATGGTGTCAGGGGAAAAGAAGGATAATGGTAGTGGCACTGGAACCAGAGGAAGGAAAAGCTACATTTTATCATGAAGTGTGTTATTGCTTCACAAAAATGATTGTGTGTTTTTTATAATAGGAAATTGAGAGTCATTGGTAATGGCAGAAGAGTTCTTATTTTTAGTAGCATTTAACATACCTCTACAGAATGGAAATGATAAGTATAAGAAAAGAATTCAGAGACAGAACAACAATCCAGGAAATTATTGCAAAGTTCACTGTGAGAAGTAATTACGGCTGAAGTAAAGATTCTGCCGTGAGGGATGTGACTATGTAGAATAAACTGACAACTGTTATgtgttctcctttttttctcatagcaaagaaaattataataaagtaGTAAAGTTTTCCGTTTCAGTGTTTTAATAATTGCTTTGTAAGTGTGTTTCCTGTTGAAGCACTCTCACTCTGCTCAGCTGTTACTcatgttttcattatttgttGTGACAAGTCTCACCAAGAAGGTCATTCTGGGGAAGCCATTTATACAACCGGGTGTTGGGTCCTAAGTTATCTGGTTTTTTGCCATCATATCTCCATAGCACCTgttaaaagtaaaggaaatactttattttatgaGTTGAACTTCAAAGTTATACTAATACTTTTGAAATTGACTAAGATACGTATAATTACATGCCTTCCATATGACATGTAAGGAAGTGAAGAGATATTAAGTAATGGTAACTAGTAATACAAAGACATAAATAGGAATACCTACGTTTGATGTATTAATTGTGTTCACATGATGGCAGAGACAAGTGAGATTTTCAATGaacaattgaaataaaaaaaaaaaaaaccctgctttgttgttgctttacagtcactaagttgtgtccaactctttgcactccatggagtgcagcatgctgggcttccctgtccttcactatctctcagaagTTGCTCATATTCATATCCATTGATTCGGTGTTGCTATCCAAGCAacacatcctctgtcactccctttccctcctgcccttaatctttctcagcatcaaggtctttttcaatgagtcatctctttgcatcaggtggccaagggtattggagcttcagcttcagcatcagtcctcccaatgaatattcaaagttaattaacttaggattgaccagttagatcctgctgtccaggggactctcaagagtcttctccaacaccacaattcaaaagcatcaattttttggcactcagccttctttatggtccaactctcacatccatacatgactactgaaaaaccatagctttgactatatggacttgtCCAGGCAAGtgctgtctttactttttaatgcactgtctagactagtcatagctttcctttcatggataggtggttttatttctaatacAATAAGTCAGTGGCAGATTACACATAAGCTACATAttcatttgctttctttataTGCTAGTGCTCATTTTCAAATTCAatattcactgatttatttttgactgctatAAAAGAGTTTACTTAAAACAAGTAGTTAAAAtgggaaattattttattagaattttacACGTTTTgattacaaagaagaaaacatatgcAGTCAATCACCTAAGATAAATATTTTggcttatttataatttattaatccccttcatagatcacagccttgtcatggtaaagtggcttgtgtaactcaataaagctatgagccatgctctgCACGGCTACCCAAGCGCAGATGGGTCATAGCAAAGTGTTCTGacaaactgtggtccactggaggagggaatggacaactactccagtatttgtgccataagaaccacatgaacagtatggaaagacaaaatatatgacactggaagatgagttctccaggtcagaaggtgtccaatatgctgttGAGGacgagtggagggcaattactaatagttccagaaagaatgaagtgactgGGCCAATGAGGAAATGATGCTTAGAATCCTGGAATCcaggatcctggaatgtgaggccAATGAAATCAAGGTAggtggacatggtcaagcaggatatggcaagagtgaatatcaacatcttaggaatccaTGAACTAAAATGGTCAAGTTcaatgaatttaattcaggtgaccattatatctactactgtggttaagaatcccttagaagaaatggagtagcctcaCAGTTAACAAAaaggtctgaaatgcagtgcttgggtgcaatctcaaaaaccacagaatgatcttggttcatttccaaggtaaaccattcaacatcacagcaatccaagtctgtgccccaaccgctaatgctgaagaagctgaagtcgattGATTTCAGCAagtcctacaagaccttctagaattaacagttaaaaaaaaaatgaagaagaagtcTTTTCATCATGGGGATAGGAAtgtaaaagtaaaaagtcaagagatacctaggaTAAGAGGCAAGTTCGGCCTTGTAGTACTAAAAGAAgcaggcaaaagctaacagactttagttaagagaacacactggtcatagtaaacatctTTTTCCAACAACtgatgactctatacatggacatcaccagatggtcaatactgaaatcagattgattatattctttacagccaaagatagacgctctatacagtcaacaaaacaagacctggagttgactgtggTTCCGATCATGAGCACCTGagtgcaaaattcagatttgaattgaagaaagacttaaattgaaagcgGGGAAAACcgctaagccattcaggtatgacagaaatcaaattacacagtggaggtgacggatagattcaagggattatatcatatacagagtgcctgaagaactgtggatagaggtgtgtaacattgtacaggaggcagcgatcAAAACCagcccaaagaaaaggaaatgccagaagggaaaatggttatctgaggaggctttataaatagttgagaaaagaaagggagtgaaagccaagggggaaaggaaaagaaagatatactcaactgaatgcagaattccagaggatagataggagagataagaaggacttcaatgaacaatgcaaagaaatagagaaatcaatgggatgtgaaagactagagatctcttcaagtaaattagagatcccaagggatcatttcatgcaaagatgggcacaataaaggacagaaatggtatggacctaacagaagcagaagatattaagaagaggaggcaagaatacacagaagaactatacaaaagaggtcTTAgtaacctggataaccatgatgatgtggtcactcatctagagccacacatcttggagtgtgaagaaaatgGGACCTTATGAAGTATTACTGAGAAGAAAGGTCGTGGAATTTcagctgaaatatttcaaatcctaaaagatgataccgttgaagtgctgctctcaatatgccagcaaatttggaaaacaacagtggccacaggactgggaaaggtcagttttcattccaaacccaaggatgcgtaatgccaaagaatgttcaaactactgtaaaaTTGTGttcctttcacatgctagcaaggtaatactcaaaaatcATTTATCTCGGCCtgagcagtacatgaaccaagaacttccagatgtgcaatctgggtttagaaaaggcagaggaaccagagatcaaattgccttcattcattagatcatagaaaaagcaagataattccagaaaaacatctacttctgcttcactgactatgttaacctttgactgtatggatcccaacaaactgtggaaaattcttaaagagctgggaataccagaccacgttaactgtctcctgagaaacttgtatgcaggtgaagaagcaacagttagaaccagacatgaaacaacagactggttcaagtggggaaaggagtacacaaaagctgtgtattgtcactctgcttacttaacttacataTGCACAGTGCATCATGTAAAATACTGGGCTAagtgactcacaagctggaatcaagcttgctgggagaaatatcaataacctcagatatgtagatgacaccacccatatggcagaaagtgaagaggaactaaaaagcctcttgatgaagtgaaagaggagagtgaaaaagttggcttcaagctcaacattcagaaaacgaagaccatggcatctggtcccgtcacttcttgggaaatagatggggaaacagtggaaacagtgtcaggctttattttggggggctccaaaatcactacagatggtgactgcagccatgacattaaaagacgcttactccttggaaggaaagttatgaccaacctagatagcatattcaaaagcacagacattactttgccaacaaaggtccatctagttaaggctatggtttttccagtagtcatgtatggatgtgagagttggactgtgaagaaggctgagcgccgaagaattgatgcttttgaactgtggtgatggagaagaccctagagagtcccttggactgcaaggagagccaaccactccattctgaaggagatcagccctggatgttcattggaaggactgatgctaaagctgaaactccagtaccttggccacctcatgcgaagagttgactcattggaaaagactctgatgctgggagggattgggggcaggaggagaggggacgacagaggatgagatggctggatgatatcaccggCTCcagggacatgagttttagtgaactctgggagttggtgatggacagggaggcctggcgtgctgcaattcatggggtcgcaaagagtcagacacgactgagtgactgaactgaactgaaagagactcttgatgtgggtgaaagaggaaagtgaaaaagctgtcttaaaactcaacattcaaaacaatacgttcatgacatctggtcccatcacttcatggcaaatatatggggaaaatgtggaagctgtgacatattttattttcttgggctccaaaagcattgtggatggtgactgcagccatgaaatgaaaagacacttgcttcttgaaagaaaagctatgacaaatctagacagaatattaaaagcagagacatcattctgCCAAAAGAGGTCCACATAACgaaagctatatttttttccagtaatcatgtatggatatgagagttggatagTAAAGAAGGTTAGGTAAGGTAAgataaggtgaagtcactcagtcatgtcctactctttgcggccccacagactgtggtctaccaggctcctgtatccatgggattttccaggcaagagtactggagtgggttgccatttccttctccagaggatcttcctgacccagggggtcaaacccaggtctcctgcattgtaggcatacgctttaccatctgagccacccaagaAGTCCTTAAAGAAGGTTAAGCGCTAAAGAGTAatgctttttgaattgtggtgctggagaagattcttgagaatcccttggactgcaaggacatcaaaccagtcaatcctaaaggaaatcaatcttgaatattcattggaagtactgatgcagaagctccaatactctggccacctggtaACTGGTTGGAAAGATCTTgatctgggaaaggttgaaggcaaaaggagaagggctggcagaggatgacatggttagatagcatcactaaatcaatggacatgaatcgtGGCAAACCCTGggtaatagtgaaggacaggggagcccagcatgctatagtccgtgggattgcaatgATTCagatgacttaatgactaagcaacaacagcataattttttaataatgttaattaGTGGTGCTGAAGAAGTATGTTCTCTTAACTTACAAATTATTAAGCCCTACttccaaaaacaatgaaaagtggAATTGTTTgactggaatcaatattgcatGACTACATTTATTGTTAAAATTTAACTCCCGAGAGCATCTGTATGTGTGTTGTGTCCTCAGAAGTCCTTCAAAGAAAAGGAGCAAGTGGCAAAGTGATAGGAAATGTCTAAAATCATCTCTTTACAGAGTTTCACAGACTTATTAAATAGTTGCCCATGATTAAGTTATTGTATCTACCTTTTGTGGAATTTGAGCGAAGGCTGATGCAATCACCTCGGCTCTGTCTTCTGACATGTTACTGACCATTGACCCCAAAGAAAACACCACAATTCCATTTTCACCAGAGCTCTGCACAAACTCTTCCATTTCCTGTGAAAAAAGAATTTGCCCCATCACAAAACAGCAGCAACATAGCATACTTTATTGAAGGGATTGCTGCAAGCAACTaaagagagaaaatcagaaattGTCTCGAGATTAGAGTAGAGATTTCTTACAAAAATATTGTG from Ovis canadensis isolate MfBH-ARS-UI-01 breed Bighorn chromosome 6, ARS-UI_OviCan_v2, whole genome shotgun sequence encodes the following:
- the LOC138442157 gene encoding UDP-glucuronosyltransferase 2B17-like isoform X2; this translates as MGKAEMWLIRSYWDFSFPRPRLPNVEFVGGLHCKPAKPLPKEMEEFVQSSGENGIVVFSLGSMVSNMSEDRAEVIASAFAQIPQKVLWRYDGKKPDNLGPNTRLYKWLPQNDLLGHPKTKAFITHGGSNGVYEAIYHGIPMVGTPLFGDQADNIARMKSKGTAVRLDLETMSTRDLLDALKEVISNPSYKENMMRLSAIQHDQPMKPLDRAVFWIEFVMRHKGAKHLRPALHDLTWFQYHSLDVIGFLLACVATAIFVITKCCLFCCRKLAKTGKKGKRD